One Lacticaseibacillus rhamnosus genomic window carries:
- a CDS encoding DUF896 domain-containing protein, whose amino-acid sequence MAEQPKERLDRINELAKKDRSVGLTPEEKIERQKLREAYLKDFRAGLRDQIEHTQVFDKKGHEITSKKVQKIQREHGWRED is encoded by the coding sequence ATGGCAGAACAACCAAAAGAACGATTGGATCGAATTAATGAACTCGCCAAAAAAGATCGGAGCGTGGGTTTGACGCCTGAAGAAAAAATCGAGCGGCAAAAATTGCGTGAAGCTTATTTAAAAGATTTTCGCGCGGGCTTACGTGATCAAATCGAGCATACCCAGGTCTTTGATAAAAAAGGCCATGAGATCACGAGCAAAAAGGTTCAAAAAATTCAACGCGAACACGGTTGGCGCGAAGATTAG
- the rplS gene encoding 50S ribosomal protein L19: protein MNPLIQEITKKQLRDDIPDFRAGDNVRVHAKIVEGERERIQLFEGVVIKRHGVGISATYTVRKISNGVGVERTFPLHSPRVEKIEVTRHGQVRRAKLYYLRALRGKAARIREKRR, encoded by the coding sequence ATGAACCCATTGATTCAAGAAATTACTAAGAAACAGTTACGCGACGACATTCCTGATTTTCGCGCAGGTGACAATGTCCGTGTTCACGCCAAGATCGTTGAAGGCGAACGCGAACGTATTCAGTTGTTCGAAGGCGTTGTTATCAAGCGTCACGGTGTTGGCATTTCAGCTACTTACACCGTCCGTAAGATCTCTAACGGTGTCGGCGTCGAACGAACCTTCCCGTTACACTCACCACGGGTCGAAAAGATCGAAGTAACCCGTCACGGCCAAGTTCGTCGGGCAAAACTCTACTACCTACGCGCACTCCGCGGCAAAGCAGCACGTATCCGCGAAAAGCGTCGTTAA